From Demequina capsici, one genomic window encodes:
- a CDS encoding CDP-alcohol phosphatidyltransferase family protein, which yields MEPSREVWTVPNLISMVRIGLVFAFGALLVTHHDGWAIAALAAAGVSDFLDGYLARRWGQVTALGRILDPTADRLLTIVVVLGLALRTIIPWWLVVILLLRDAAVGAALLVGRSRGVVTPQVTFIGKVATALLYVFLPLAYLAFARWNPVHALAVIGACVAAVLYWWAGLGYVRDVLARVRGAARATPDPDEPTA from the coding sequence GTGGAGCCCTCGCGTGAAGTCTGGACGGTCCCGAACCTCATCAGCATGGTGCGGATCGGCCTGGTCTTCGCGTTCGGAGCGCTGCTCGTCACCCACCACGACGGCTGGGCGATCGCCGCGCTCGCAGCAGCAGGGGTGTCGGACTTCCTCGACGGATACCTGGCCCGCAGGTGGGGCCAGGTGACGGCGCTGGGCCGGATCCTCGATCCCACGGCCGACAGGCTGCTGACCATCGTCGTCGTCCTCGGCCTCGCGTTGCGCACGATCATCCCGTGGTGGCTGGTGGTGATACTCCTGCTCCGCGACGCCGCCGTCGGCGCGGCGCTGCTCGTCGGACGCTCGCGCGGGGTCGTCACACCTCAGGTCACGTTCATCGGGAAGGTCGCGACGGCGCTCCTCTACGTGTTCCTGCCGCTCGCCTATCTGGCTTTCGCGCGGTGGAACCCCGTGCACGCGCTTGCCGTCATCGGCGCGTGCGTCGCTGCGGTGCTGTACTGGTGGGCCGGGCTCGGATACGTGCGCGATGTGCTCGCCCGGGTCCGCGGAGCTGCGCGCGCCACCCCGGACCCTGACGAGCCCACTGCCTAG
- a CDS encoding FHA domain-containing protein — MTYDESPVERTMALGAGIPATDDTGPYRLSPQDQAAVDALSDDHALLIVHHGPNAGARFLLDVDVTTAGRSVSGDIFLDDVTVSREHAQFVRDGSTFLVRDSGSLNGTYVNRELVTEAQLHEGDEVQIGKYRLTFYPGRPA; from the coding sequence ATGACCTACGACGAGAGCCCCGTGGAGCGCACCATGGCGCTCGGCGCGGGGATCCCCGCGACCGACGACACCGGCCCCTACCGTCTGTCCCCCCAGGACCAGGCCGCGGTCGACGCGCTCTCCGACGACCACGCCCTCCTGATCGTTCACCACGGCCCGAACGCGGGCGCGCGGTTCCTTCTCGACGTGGACGTGACGACCGCCGGCCGGTCGGTGTCCGGGGACATCTTCCTGGACGACGTGACCGTCAGCCGAGAGCACGCGCAGTTCGTTCGTGACGGAAGCACGTTCCTGGTACGGGACTCCGGCTCGCTGAACGGCACGTACGTGAACCGGGAGCTGGTGACCGAGGCACAGCTGCACGAGGGTGACGAGGTCCAGATCGGCAAGTACCGGCTGACCTTCTACCCCGGACGCCCGGCCTGA
- a CDS encoding EamA family transporter — MNRTRMLVVTAIAPALWGTTYLATATLLPADRPLTAAAVRALPAGVALLALSPALPHGRWWWRSAVLGAANIGLFFGLLFVSAYRLPGGVASTLSATHPISVAVLAAVVLHEAWSRRRLWGAFLGLGGVALLVLGPDAQLDPWGALAAVGAGASSAAGVVLIKRWGRPVGLLPFTAWQLIWGGVMLAPWALAIEGAPAGLTGANLAGYAWIGLAGTVVAQLLWFRGIQSLPAGEVSILVFLTPLTAVMLGWAVLGERLTWVQLVGAAVIAGSVTLSFRARVGARPASSDSAPGPSGPLTRAISGGTAATADEHGSSRPVAAPRTPASATMGVCRAPARRLEQRP; from the coding sequence ATGAACCGCACCCGCATGCTCGTCGTCACAGCGATCGCGCCGGCACTCTGGGGCACCACCTACCTCGCCACCGCGACACTGCTGCCCGCCGACCGCCCGCTCACCGCCGCGGCCGTTCGAGCCCTGCCTGCAGGCGTGGCCCTGCTCGCCCTCTCCCCTGCCCTTCCGCACGGTCGTTGGTGGTGGCGCTCCGCCGTGCTCGGCGCGGCCAACATCGGGTTGTTCTTCGGGCTGCTCTTCGTGTCCGCCTACCGCCTGCCAGGCGGGGTGGCCTCGACCCTGAGCGCGACCCACCCCATCTCCGTAGCCGTCCTCGCGGCCGTGGTACTGCATGAGGCGTGGAGCCGACGACGCTTGTGGGGTGCGTTCCTCGGACTGGGCGGCGTGGCATTGCTCGTGCTCGGCCCTGACGCTCAGCTCGATCCCTGGGGAGCGCTGGCGGCGGTCGGCGCGGGCGCATCGAGTGCTGCCGGGGTCGTGCTGATCAAACGCTGGGGACGCCCCGTCGGGCTGCTCCCGTTCACCGCATGGCAGCTCATCTGGGGCGGCGTGATGCTCGCGCCGTGGGCGCTGGCCATCGAAGGTGCGCCCGCCGGCCTCACCGGGGCGAACCTGGCGGGCTACGCGTGGATCGGACTTGCAGGCACCGTCGTCGCGCAGCTGCTGTGGTTCCGCGGCATCCAGTCTCTGCCCGCCGGAGAGGTGAGCATCCTCGTCTTTTTGACCCCCCTCACCGCCGTGATGCTCGGCTGGGCGGTGCTCGGCGAGCGCCTCACGTGGGTGCAGCTCGTAGGCGCGGCCGTGATCGCGGGCTCCGTGACGCTGTCCTTCAGGGCGCGCGTGGGCGCGCGTCCAGCATCTTCGGACTCGGCACCCGGGCCAAGTGGACCCCTGACCCGCGCCATCTCCGGCGGCACAGCCGCAACGGCCGACGAGCACGGCTCGAGCCGCCCGGTCGCCGCGCCTCGGACCCCCGCTTCTGCCACCATGGGAGTGTGCCGAGCACCCGCGCGCAGATTGGAACAAAGGCCCTGA
- a CDS encoding flavodoxin domain-containing protein, translating to MKILVAVGSKYGATREVAKHIADQIAERGFDVDFADACDVQGLHFYDAVVLGSAVYGGLWRRDASNLLRQNTEELQKKDVWLFSVGMETVIKPGQPLDESDGFKELVGAHDHARFPGALDYDRLNVGEKALITALNPPRGDFRDFEAVRDWTSEIVQRLEELSFA from the coding sequence ATGAAGATCCTGGTTGCGGTCGGTTCCAAGTACGGCGCCACTCGCGAGGTCGCGAAGCACATCGCCGACCAGATCGCGGAGCGCGGCTTCGACGTGGACTTCGCGGACGCCTGCGACGTGCAGGGCCTTCACTTCTATGACGCTGTCGTGCTCGGGTCGGCGGTGTATGGCGGCCTCTGGCGCCGGGACGCGTCGAACCTGCTGCGGCAGAACACCGAGGAGCTTCAGAAGAAGGACGTCTGGCTGTTCTCGGTCGGCATGGAGACCGTCATCAAGCCTGGCCAGCCCCTCGACGAGTCCGATGGCTTCAAGGAGCTCGTCGGGGCCCACGACCATGCACGGTTCCCCGGCGCGCTCGACTACGACCGGCTGAACGTGGGGGAGAAGGCGCTGATCACCGCGCTGAACCCGCCGCGCGGCGACTTCCGCGACTTCGAGGCAGTGCGCGACTGGACCTCCGAGATCGTGCAGCGGCTCGAGGAGCTCTCCTTCGCCTGA
- a CDS encoding RNA polymerase-binding protein RbpA: protein MADRALRGMRLGTQSLESIEHAELAARRDVHYDCPNGHILTFPFSVEADVPLSWECHCGALALLRDGDQPEAKEEKAARTHWDMLLERRTIPELEELLEERLEYLRSMRAS from the coding sequence ATGGCCGATCGAGCACTACGCGGCATGCGACTGGGAACCCAGTCGCTGGAGTCAATCGAGCATGCGGAGCTCGCGGCTCGTCGTGACGTCCACTACGACTGCCCCAACGGGCACATCCTGACGTTCCCCTTCTCCGTCGAGGCTGATGTGCCGCTCTCGTGGGAGTGCCATTGCGGCGCTCTCGCACTCCTCAGGGACGGCGATCAGCCCGAGGCCAAGGAGGAGAAGGCGGCGCGGACGCACTGGGACATGCTGCTCGAGCGTCGCACCATCCCTGAGCTCGAGGAGCTCCTGGAGGAGCGCCTGGAGTACCTGCGCAGCATGCGCGCGAGCTGA
- a CDS encoding MarR family winged helix-turn-helix transcriptional regulator, producing the protein MDAVEHFLTQWRTEAPSIDVTPMATIGRLNRLSGLVQTRIDAVFDELGLQSWEFDVLATLTRQGAPYAMTAGDLERQMMITSGTTTHRIGRLEQRGFVERRKDDDDRRVVWVTLTDAGRQACLEAYPVHLENERRILASMDAEDVAALTRGLVALAAALRDAPALPRTPVLRR; encoded by the coding sequence ATGGACGCGGTCGAGCACTTCCTGACGCAATGGCGGACCGAGGCGCCATCGATCGACGTGACGCCCATGGCGACGATCGGCCGCCTGAACCGGCTGTCGGGCCTGGTCCAGACGCGTATCGATGCAGTGTTCGACGAGCTCGGGCTCCAGTCATGGGAGTTCGACGTGCTTGCGACGCTGACGCGCCAAGGTGCGCCGTACGCGATGACCGCCGGCGATCTGGAGCGTCAGATGATGATCACGTCAGGAACGACCACGCATCGGATCGGGCGCCTTGAGCAACGCGGATTCGTCGAGCGCCGCAAGGACGATGACGATCGGCGCGTCGTGTGGGTGACGCTCACCGACGCCGGTCGTCAGGCTTGCCTCGAGGCATATCCGGTGCACCTGGAGAACGAGCGCCGGATTCTCGCGTCGATGGACGCGGAAGACGTCGCCGCGCTGACCCGAGGATTGGTGGCCCTGGCCGCAGCGCTCAGGGACGCACCAGCGCTCCCACGCACACCCGTGTTACGCCGATAA
- a CDS encoding pyruvate carboxylase, with translation MFSKVLVANRAEIAVRAFRAAYELGAQSVAVFPHEDRMSEHRLKAAEAYQIGTVGEPVKAYLDIDEMIRVAKHAGADAIYPGYGFLSENVEFARRVAEAGLIFIGPPPEVLQQAGDKVAALKAARQAGVPVLQSSEPSKDTEWLIAEADKIGFPIFVKAVAGGGGRGMRRVESRDLLPEALGAAMREAQNAFGDPTVFLEQAVLGPRHIEVQILADAEGNVVHLYERDCSVQRRHQKVVEIAPAPNLDPAIRDALCADAVKFAKSLGYVNAGTVEFLVATEGERAGQHVFIEMNPRIQVEHTITEEVTDVDLVAAQMRIASGETLEEIGIRQEAIEVRGFAIQTRITTEDPTNGFLPDTGRIIAYRSPGGAGIRLDGATGLAGNRILGHFDSMLVKLICRGHDFDTAARRASRALAEFRIRGVTNNIRFLRAVLEDPDFRKGGVTTSFIDQRPYLLDVGEDKARSTKVLQYLGHVSVNRPNGEHGEKVLRPGEKLPPVDLDVPAPAGTRQLLLEKGPEGFARHLRDQTALAVTETTMRDAHQSLLATRVRTFDLLAAAGHTARLTPELFSVECWGGATYDVAMRFLSEDPWLRLSRLREAMPNIALQMLLRGRNTVGYTPYPDEVAHAFVEEATEVGIDIFRIFDALNDVDQMRPAIEAVRGTGQAVAEATLCYTSNMIDPGEKLYTLDYYLRLADQLVEAGAHILAIKDMAGLLRPAAAYTLVSALRERFDLPVHLHTHDTAGGQLGTLLAAAEAGVDAVDVANAAMAGTTSQPPMSALIAALEHTTRDTGLSLAAAQDLEPYWEAVRHLYAPFESGLPGPTGRVYRHEIPGGQLSNLRQQAISLGLADRFEAIEDMYAAADRILGHLVKVTPSSKVVGDLALHLVANDADPADFAENPGKYDVPDSVIGFLRGDLGDPPGGWPEPFRTKALEGRSEAKPTAELTEDDRTMLRYSGADRQRRLNHLLFPGPAKEFDEAIEKYGDISVIDTYHYLYGLTVGSGEEANVDVSEGVRMIVALEALGEPDEHGERTAIFAYNGTMRPIQIRDLAVKVDVVSRERADKNNPGHVPAPFTGAVTASVEVGAKVKAGQTVAVIEAMKMESSITTSVAGTVSRIAIGGTEQLSGGDLVVVVEPGAGPEPADEEPTATGE, from the coding sequence ATGTTCTCCAAGGTGCTCGTCGCCAACCGTGCCGAGATCGCAGTGCGGGCCTTCCGCGCCGCATATGAGCTCGGGGCCCAGTCCGTCGCCGTGTTCCCGCACGAGGACCGAATGTCGGAGCACCGGCTGAAGGCGGCGGAGGCCTACCAGATCGGTACGGTCGGGGAGCCGGTGAAGGCATATCTCGACATCGACGAGATGATCCGGGTCGCCAAGCACGCGGGCGCCGATGCGATCTACCCCGGCTACGGGTTCCTCTCGGAGAACGTCGAGTTCGCGCGCCGAGTCGCCGAGGCGGGCCTCATCTTCATCGGCCCACCGCCGGAGGTGTTGCAGCAGGCGGGTGACAAGGTCGCAGCGCTCAAGGCCGCACGTCAGGCGGGCGTGCCGGTGCTGCAGTCGTCGGAGCCTTCCAAGGACACCGAGTGGCTCATCGCCGAGGCGGACAAGATCGGCTTCCCCATCTTCGTGAAGGCGGTGGCGGGCGGCGGCGGACGCGGCATGCGTCGCGTGGAGTCCCGAGATCTGCTCCCCGAGGCCCTCGGCGCGGCGATGCGTGAGGCTCAGAACGCCTTCGGCGATCCGACTGTCTTCCTTGAGCAGGCGGTGCTCGGACCGCGCCACATCGAGGTGCAGATCCTCGCCGACGCCGAAGGCAACGTCGTCCACCTCTACGAGCGTGACTGCTCGGTTCAGCGACGTCACCAGAAGGTCGTCGAGATCGCCCCCGCGCCCAACCTCGACCCGGCGATCCGGGATGCGCTGTGCGCCGACGCCGTCAAGTTCGCGAAGTCGCTCGGGTATGTGAATGCCGGAACGGTCGAGTTCCTGGTCGCCACCGAAGGCGAGCGCGCCGGCCAGCACGTGTTCATCGAGATGAACCCACGCATCCAGGTGGAGCACACCATCACGGAGGAGGTCACCGACGTCGACCTCGTCGCGGCGCAGATGCGTATCGCCTCCGGGGAGACGCTCGAGGAGATCGGCATCCGACAGGAGGCGATCGAGGTCCGTGGCTTCGCCATCCAGACCAGGATCACCACCGAGGACCCCACCAACGGATTCCTGCCGGACACGGGGCGCATCATCGCATACCGCTCGCCAGGAGGTGCCGGCATCCGCCTCGACGGCGCGACCGGCCTCGCGGGCAACCGCATCCTCGGCCACTTCGACTCCATGCTCGTGAAGCTCATCTGCCGCGGGCACGACTTCGACACGGCGGCGCGCCGCGCCTCGCGCGCGCTCGCCGAGTTCCGCATCCGCGGCGTCACCAACAACATCCGTTTCCTGCGCGCCGTGCTCGAGGACCCCGACTTCCGCAAGGGCGGAGTCACCACCTCCTTCATCGACCAGCGGCCTTACCTGCTCGACGTGGGTGAGGACAAGGCGCGTTCCACCAAGGTCCTGCAATACCTGGGCCACGTGTCGGTCAACAGGCCGAACGGCGAGCACGGCGAGAAGGTGCTGCGGCCGGGGGAGAAGCTCCCTCCGGTCGACCTTGACGTTCCGGCGCCGGCGGGCACTCGTCAGCTCCTGCTGGAGAAGGGCCCCGAGGGCTTCGCGCGCCACCTGCGCGATCAGACTGCTCTGGCAGTGACCGAGACGACCATGCGCGATGCGCATCAGTCGCTGCTGGCCACACGGGTGCGCACCTTCGACCTGCTGGCGGCCGCAGGCCATACCGCGCGCCTCACGCCAGAGCTGTTCTCGGTCGAGTGCTGGGGTGGCGCGACCTACGACGTCGCGATGCGCTTCCTCTCGGAGGATCCGTGGCTGCGCCTGTCCCGTCTTCGCGAGGCGATGCCGAACATCGCGCTCCAGATGCTGCTGCGCGGTCGCAACACGGTCGGCTACACGCCTTACCCCGACGAGGTCGCGCACGCATTCGTCGAGGAGGCGACGGAGGTGGGCATCGACATCTTCCGCATCTTCGACGCCCTCAACGACGTCGACCAGATGCGTCCCGCCATCGAGGCGGTGCGTGGCACCGGTCAGGCGGTCGCCGAGGCGACTCTCTGCTACACGTCGAACATGATCGACCCCGGCGAGAAGCTGTACACGCTCGACTACTACCTCCGGCTGGCCGACCAGCTTGTCGAGGCAGGCGCGCACATCCTCGCGATCAAGGACATGGCAGGCCTGCTGCGCCCCGCAGCGGCATATACCCTGGTATCCGCCCTGAGGGAACGCTTCGACCTGCCTGTCCACCTTCATACTCACGACACGGCGGGCGGTCAGCTCGGCACGCTGCTCGCGGCGGCTGAGGCCGGCGTGGACGCTGTCGACGTCGCGAACGCCGCGATGGCGGGCACCACGTCGCAGCCTCCCATGTCGGCCTTGATCGCGGCGCTCGAGCACACGACTCGTGACACGGGGCTGTCGCTCGCGGCAGCGCAGGACCTGGAACCGTACTGGGAGGCCGTGCGCCACCTCTACGCTCCGTTCGAGTCGGGGCTGCCTGGACCGACCGGCCGTGTGTACCGTCATGAGATCCCGGGCGGGCAGCTGTCGAACCTGCGTCAGCAGGCGATCTCGCTCGGCCTCGCCGACCGGTTCGAGGCGATCGAGGACATGTACGCCGCGGCGGACCGGATCCTGGGACACCTCGTCAAGGTCACCCCGTCGTCGAAGGTCGTGGGGGATCTGGCGCTGCACCTCGTGGCCAACGATGCCGATCCCGCCGACTTCGCGGAGAACCCCGGCAAGTACGACGTTCCCGACTCGGTGATCGGCTTCCTGCGTGGCGATCTCGGTGACCCGCCCGGCGGATGGCCCGAGCCGTTCCGTACGAAGGCGCTCGAGGGCCGCAGCGAGGCGAAGCCCACGGCGGAGCTCACGGAGGACGACCGCACGATGCTGCGGTACTCCGGTGCGGACAGGCAGCGCAGGCTCAACCACCTGTTGTTCCCTGGGCCGGCGAAGGAGTTCGACGAGGCGATCGAGAAGTACGGAGACATCTCTGTCATCGACACCTACCACTACCTGTACGGGCTCACTGTGGGAAGCGGTGAGGAGGCGAATGTCGACGTGTCCGAGGGCGTGCGCATGATCGTCGCGCTCGAGGCGCTCGGCGAGCCTGACGAGCACGGTGAGCGCACTGCGATCTTCGCGTACAACGGGACGATGCGTCCGATCCAGATCCGCGACCTCGCCGTGAAGGTCGACGTCGTCTCCCGTGAGCGTGCCGACAAGAACAACCCCGGTCATGTGCCTGCGCCGTTCACCGGTGCCGTGACGGCCTCTGTCGAGGTGGGCGCGAAGGTCAAGGCCGGTCAGACCGTCGCCGTGATCGAGGCGATGAAGATGGAGTCCTCGATCACGACCTCGGTCGCGGGCACCGTCAGCCGCATCGCCATCGGCGGGACCGAGCAGCTGTCGGGCGGCGATCTGGTGGTCGTCGTCGAGCCTGGTGCGGGGCCCGAACCGGCGGACGAGGAGCCCACGGCGACGGGGGAGTAG
- the ftsR gene encoding transcriptional regulator FtsR, translating to MALPARSADDGVPSPSAAVRGKPGEAGPAWPHQLSHEPLLRVSDVLALVQPEFPTLTPSKLRFLDSHGLVSPVRTSSGYRQYSPADVERVRFVLRQQRDHFRPLAVIADRLAALDAGTMHEVVTPRAADDATPAYLDRAQVADAAGAEPQLVDACVEAGLLGEETTAGFESERVEAVVAARAYVEAGGDVRTLRALTRAADREGELARSIAAPRRARGDADGADAAATAMAEAAVAFFASCVRRAARG from the coding sequence ATGGCCCTTCCAGCCCGTTCCGCCGACGACGGCGTCCCGTCACCGAGCGCCGCCGTCCGCGGGAAGCCGGGAGAAGCGGGGCCCGCATGGCCGCATCAGCTGTCCCATGAGCCCCTGCTGCGCGTGTCGGATGTGCTGGCTCTCGTGCAGCCGGAGTTCCCCACGCTCACGCCGTCCAAGCTGAGGTTCCTCGACTCCCACGGACTGGTGTCCCCGGTCCGTACGAGCTCGGGCTACCGCCAATACTCGCCGGCGGACGTGGAGCGGGTCCGGTTCGTCCTGCGTCAACAGCGGGACCACTTCCGGCCCCTGGCGGTGATCGCCGACCGGCTCGCCGCACTCGATGCCGGCACCATGCATGAGGTCGTCACCCCGCGTGCCGCCGACGATGCCACGCCCGCGTACCTCGATCGTGCGCAGGTCGCCGACGCAGCCGGTGCCGAGCCGCAGCTCGTGGACGCATGCGTCGAGGCGGGCCTGCTGGGTGAGGAGACCACCGCTGGATTCGAGTCCGAGCGCGTCGAGGCCGTTGTCGCGGCGCGCGCCTATGTGGAGGCCGGCGGCGACGTGCGCACGCTGCGGGCGCTCACCCGCGCCGCAGACCGTGAGGGCGAGCTGGCTCGGTCGATCGCGGCACCCCGTCGCGCGCGAGGAGACGCGGACGGCGCGGACGCTGCGGCGACGGCGATGGCCGAGGCCGCGGTCGCATTCTTCGCGTCCTGCGTGCGCAGGGCTGCGCGAGGCTAG
- a CDS encoding MerR family transcriptional regulator: protein MAKNDEQRFPVIVDQGVLFADGIADLDENAGYRGPIACKAAGITYRQLDYWARTGLVEPTVRTATGSGTQRLYGFRDILVLRVVKRLLDSGVSLQQIRLAVQHLRDRGVEDLSRITLMSDGASVYECTSDDEVIDLVQGGQGVFGIALGKVWRELEGSLSALPTDRGEPGPQADPDTVDELAARRARHTQVG from the coding sequence ATGGCGAAGAACGACGAGCAGAGGTTTCCCGTCATCGTCGACCAGGGCGTGCTGTTCGCGGACGGCATCGCCGACCTCGACGAGAACGCCGGGTATCGCGGGCCCATAGCGTGCAAGGCGGCGGGCATCACCTACCGTCAGCTCGACTACTGGGCTCGCACTGGTCTGGTGGAGCCGACTGTCCGCACCGCGACCGGTTCGGGAACCCAGCGGCTGTACGGCTTCAGGGACATCCTCGTGCTCCGTGTGGTGAAGCGCCTTCTCGACTCCGGCGTCTCGCTGCAGCAGATTCGGCTCGCCGTGCAGCACCTGAGGGATCGTGGTGTCGAGGACCTCTCGCGCATCACCCTGATGTCGGATGGCGCCTCAGTCTACGAATGCACCTCCGATGACGAGGTGATCGACCTGGTGCAGGGCGGTCAAGGAGTGTTCGGCATCGCTCTCGGGAAGGTGTGGCGTGAGCTCGAGGGTTCGCTTTCCGCGCTTCCGACCGACCGAGGTGAGCCGGGCCCGCAGGCGGACCCTGACACGGTCGACGAGCTCGCTGCGAGGCGTGCGCGCCACACGCAGGTCGGTTGA